The genomic interval TGACGGCCAGGATGGGCGGCAGTACCAGCGCGAGGCCGATCGCGACGAGCGGTGAGTACGGCTTGATGGTGTCGCCCAGGCCGCCGAAGAAGACCAGGATCGAGACGCCCGCGGCCGCTGCCATCGAGACGAAGCCGACCGGGTTGACGGCGTACAGCATGCCGCGGCGGAACTCCGGCGCCTTCGGCGACAACTTCAGCAGGTACTTGTTGAAGACGATGTCCGAGGCAACGACCACGATCCACGCCATGCCGCAGTTCGCGTAGAACCCGAGGATGGTGTTGAGGAAGTCGAACATGTTCGCCTCCATCAGCACCAGCGCGATCACCAGGTTGAACCCGAGGAACACCAGCCGGCCGGGGTAGTGCCGGGTCAGCCGGGTGTACGAGTTCGTCCAGGCGAGCGAGCCGGAGTACGCGTTCGTCACGTTGATCTTCACCTGGCTGATGACGACGAGTACGACGGCCAGCGTCATCGCCAGCCAGCCGGGCAGGAAGCCGCGGTAGATCTCCAGGAACTGGTGCACCGGCTGGTTCGCGATCGCGGAGGAGTCGGCGACGTTGGCGATGATGTACACCGCGAGGAACAGGCCGATGACCTGCTTCAGTGCGCCGAAGATCACCCAACCGGGGCCGGCCAGCAGCACCGCGGTCCACCACTTGCGCGAGTTCTCCGGCGTCTTCGGCGGCATGAACCGCAGGTAGTCGAGCTGTTCGGCGATCTGCGCGATCAGCGACAGGCAGACGCCGGCCGCGAGCAGCATCGACCCGAAGTCGGCGTCGGGGCCGTAGTCGAAGAACGTCGACACCGACGAAGGGTGCGAGACGACCAAATAGCCGAACGGCAGCACCATCAGGATCAGCCACAGCGGCGTCGTCCACACCTGCAGCGTCGACAGCACCTTCATCCCGTAGATCACCAGCGGGAAGATCACCATCGTGGACACGGCGTACCCGAGCCAGAGCGGCACGTGCAGCCCGGGTTGCAGGCCCTGCGCCATGATCGAGCCTTCGAGCGCGAAGAAGATGAACGTGAACGACGCGAAGATCACGTTGGTCACGACCGAGCCGTAGTACCCGAAGCCGCTGCCACGGGTGATCAGGTCGAGGTCGATGTTGTACCGCGCGGCGTAGTACGCCAGCGGCAGCCCGGTCGCGAAAATGACCACCGCGAAGATCGCGATACCCCACAGGGCGTTGGTCGTGCCGTACGAGATGCCGATGTTCGCGCCGATCGCGAAGTCGGCGAGATAGGCGATGCCGCCCAGGGCCGAGACGGCGACCACGCCGGTCGACCACTTGCGGTAGCTGCGCGGCGCGAACCGAAGGGTGTAGTCCTCCAGGGTCTCGCGCGTCGCGGTGTTCTGACTCGGAGGGGCGGGGCTGCGGTGATCGAGCGAGGGTTCAACGGTCATGGCGGAACTCCTGCGGCACCTTCGGGCGAGCGGTGCTCCGGCGTACCGGCGACGCTGCCGGCGGGGATGCACCCGAATGGAAGGAACCTAGGAACGCCGTGTTACCTGCGTGTTGCCGAACCGCTACGTTCGTGTATTTCCATCTGGAAGTAATTCGGGAGGTCGGCCTCGAGGGTGTGCTGGGCGGTGGCCAGACGGTCGGCGACGGTCGTGCCGACGGGGGAGAGGGCGGTGACGATGCGCCGTTTGTCGTCCGGATGGACTCGCCGCAGCACCAGTCCGCGCTCGACCAGCTTGTCGACGTGCCGGGTCAGGCTCGCGGCCGGCAGTACGGCGGACTCCGCCAACTGCGACATCGGCTGACCGGGCTCCTCGTGCAGCGCGGCCATGATCCGCCACTGCTCGATCGTCAGCCCGAACTCGTCGAGCAACGGCTGCAGACCGAGCTCGATCTCCCGCTCGACCCGTTTCAGCACCAGGAGCAGGCTTGACGCCATTCGCAACCCCTCCTCGGTTCAGGTGCTGGGAAATATAGCTGTTCGCTCGAAGTTCCGCCTCCGATTCGGTCACACTGAGGGCGCGCCCGTACGGCGACGAGGAGGTGATCGTGCGGCGTTCCGACGTACTGCCGATCGCCTTCGTGGTGCCGCTGCAGGGTCCGACCGGGATGTACGGACCGTCTTGCCTGGCCTGCGGCGAGCTGGCGGTCGAGCAGCTGAACGCCCGCAATGGCATCGCCGGGCGCAGAGTCGAGCTGATCCAGGTTGACGCCGGGCGTCCGCCCGAGGTGGTCGCCGAGGAGGTCGGGCGCCTGGTCGACTCCGGGCGGGTCGAGGCTGTGGCCGGCTGGCACATCTCCGCGGTCCGCGTGGCGCTGACGCGACGGATCGGTGGCCGGGTCGTGTACGCGTTCGCCGCAATGCACGAGGGCGGCGACGATACGCCCGGTGTGTTCATGCTCGGCGAACGTCCGGTCAACCAGCTGCTTCCGGCCGCGCGGTGGCTGCGGGAGCACCACGGCGCCCGCCGATGGGTTGTCGTCGGCAACGACTACGTCTACCCGCGGGTGACCGGAGCTGTTGCCCAGGAAGCCCTGGACATCATGGAATCGGCGTATGTGGCCCTCGGCACCTCCGACTTCACCGACGTGATCAACGGGCTGAAGGCAACCAAAGCCGACGGGGTGATCATGCTGCTGATGGGCCAGGACGCGGTCCACTTCAACCGTCAGTTCGCCCGCGCCGGACTGAGCGAGGATCTGCTCCGGCTCAGTACGGCGATCGAGGAGAACACGCTGCTCGGCGCCGGACCCGGCGCGAACCACGGTGTCTATGCGGCCGCGGCGTACTTCGACGGTCTGTCGACCGTGGAGAGCAACGAGTTCGCCCAGCAGTACTACGCGCGCTTCGGCCCGTTCGCGCCGGCGCTGAACGCGGTCGGTGAATCCTGCTACGAGGCGATCCGCTTCCTCGCCCGCCTCGGCGAGATCAGCGGATCGATCGAGATGTCCGCCGCACTCCCGACCGGCCACTTCTACGACAGCCCCCGCGGCCTCCTCCGCCTCGACGGAAACCTCGTCGACCAGGACGTCTACCTCGCCGCTGCCGACGGTCTCGAGTTCCGCATCGAGGAACAGATCGCGCACACGTACTAACCGTCGAGACCCGAGGTGATGGTTAGGTGGAGGGATGGATGTCGATGAGCGGTTCGAGTGGAAAGGGCGGTCGATTGCCTGGGGCAAGGCGGGCAGTGGGCCGGCAGTGGTCTTCTGTCACGGGACGCCGTTCTCGTCGCGGGTCTGGTCGAGGTACGCCGACGCGCTGAGTGCCGACTTCACGGTGTACCTCTGGGACATGCCGGGGTACGGCGAATCGGCCAAGCATCACGAGGTCGACTTCGGGTCGCAGGCGAAGGCGTTCGCGGCGTTGCTCGAGCACTGGGAGCTGGACCGCCCGCACGTGGTCGCGCATGACTTCGGTGGAGCGGTCTCGCTGCGCGCGACGCTGGCCGAGAAGGCGGCGTACCGGTCGCTCATGCTCGTCGATGTGGTCGCCGTCCCGCCGAGCGGTTCGCCGTTCTTCCAGTTCGTGAAGCGGCATCCAACCACGCTCGACGAGTTGCCGGCGTACATCCACGAGGCGATCCTGCGGGCGTACGTGAGCGCCGCGAGCCACCGCGGGCTGCGGGAGGCCGAGCTCGACGAGCTGGTGAAGCCATGGCTCACGGCTGAGGGGCAGCCGGCGTTCTACCGGCAGATCGCGCAGTACGACGAGCAGTACCTGGTCGAGAACGAGCGGATCCTCGGCAACCTCGCGATCCCGGTCAAGGTGGTGTGGGGCCGCGACGACGCCTGGATCCCGACGGCCACCGGGAAGCGGCTCGCAGACCTGATCCCAGGCGCCTCGTACGTCGAGGTGCCCGAGGCCGGCCATCTCATCCAGTACGACGCCCCGGTAGCGCTGGCCACCTTGCTGCGGGACTGGCTGTCACCCGATCGATGTATTTCTGGCGACCGGAAGGACCTCTCTACACCGTGACGAGATCAGCGGTAGTGGTCGGCGGCGGCATCGTCGGACTGGCGGTGGCGCGCGCCCTGCAGCGGCGCGATCCCGGTACGCCGGTCTTGGTACTGGAGAAGGAACCGTCCGTCGGCGCGCATCAGACCGGGCACAACTCGGGAGTCGTGCACTCCGGCCTGTACTACCGGCCCGGCTCGCTCAAGGCCCGGTTCGCCGTGGCCGGCGGGGCGGCGCTGAAGGAGTACTGCGAGGAGAAGGGCATCCCGCTCGACGTCCCCGGCAAGCTGGTGGTGGCGACGACCGAGGCCGAGTTGCCGCAGCTCGACCGACTGTTCGGCGTCGGCCAGGAGAACGGTGTACCGGTCCGCCGGCTGACCCTCGAAGAGGTCGCGGAGCGCGAGCCGCATCTACGCGTCAAGGGCGCGCTGGCGGTCGACTCCACCGGCCGCGTGGACTTCAAGCTGGTCGCCGCCGCCCTCGCCGACGATGTCCGGGCCGCGGGCGGCGAGATCCGTACCGGTATCTCCGTGACGTCGGTCGAGAACGCCGGCTCCATCGCTCGGGTTTGCACGACCGACGAGGTGATCGAGGCGGACCGCGTCGCCGTCTGCGCCGGGCTGCACAGCGACCGGCTCGCACGTGCGTCCGGGCTCGAGCCCGGGGTGCGCATCCTCCCGTTCCGCGGCGAGTTCAGCGAGATCGTCCCCGAGCGCGACTTCCTGGTGAAGGGCCTGGTCTACCCGGTGCCCGACCCCGACCTGCCGTTCCTCGGCGTGCACCTGACCCGCGGTATCGACGGCGGCGTCCACGTCGGCCCGAACGCCGTACCCGCGTTGTCGCGCGAGGGCTACAAGTGGTCGAAGATCGCCCCGCGGGACGTGTGGGAGGCCGCGACGTACCGCGGATCCTGGCGCCTGGCGCGCCGGTACGCGCGAACCGGCGCGAAGGAGATCGTCCGCTCGCTCACCGGCCGGGCCCTGGTTCGCGAGGCTCGTCGCATGCTCCCCGAGTTGCAGGTCAAGGATGTACGCCGCTCCGGCGCGGGTGTCCGCGCACAGGCCGTCACGCGCGACGGCAAACTGGTCGACGACTTCCTGTTCCTCCGCGACGGCCGCGCCCTGCACGTCCTCAACGCCCCTTCGCCTGCCGCCACCGCCTGCCTCGTCATCGGCGACCGCATCGCCGAGGAACTCTCCGCCGACCGCGCCTGACCAAACGTCACATCGGGGCAACAGCAGGGCAACGTTGGCCGGGGACGCTTGATGGCATGGATTCGTTGCGTACGACGCTCACCGGCGGAACAGCCTGTGACGTGTGTGGGCGGCTGCCTCATCCCCGGCGGCTGCGGTTGACATTGGCGAAGCTCGTGGCGGTCGCGCCCGTGGAGCTCGCGCTGCATGCGGTGGTGCTCGCCGCGCACCCGCCGTACCTGGTCTCGGTTGCCGTGCTGGCGAGCGTGACCACCGCGTTGGTGATCTGGGTGGTCGAGCCGTCCACGATGCGCCTGCTCCGGTCGTGGCTGCACGCGCCGAAGGTCCGGGCCCGGCAGGGGATCGGAACGCTGTGGCGGATCCGGGTAACGCTCGACGATCGCGCCGGTTCGCTGGAGAACGTCACCCGCCGCCTCGCCGGCCTGGACGCCAACATCCTCGGCCTGCACGTCCACCCGATCGACGACGGCGTACGGGACGAGCTGGTCGTCTCGACGCCGGACGAGATCACGGCAGCTGATCTGGAAGCAGCCGTCGAGGCGGGCGGTGGTCGCCGGACCCACGTCTGGCCGACGACCGCGCTGGCGCTCGTCGACGGTCAGACGAAGGCCTTGAGTCTGTCGGCGCGGGTCGTGGCGGATCCGGCCGAACTCCCGCACGCGGTCGCCGAGTTGCTCGGTGCGCAGCTTGTCACCGACCGCGCCACCTTGGCGGGGCAGCTTCCGGGCGACGTCTTGAAGGTGCCTTCGCCGTGGACGGGCCTGTTCGCATTCAGCCGGCCGGGCGAGCCCTTCACACCGGCCGAGTCGGCCCGGGCGCACCGGCTGGCCGAGCTCGCCGAGGCGGCGCTCACCATCGCGCCGGCAGGACGCTAGCGGCGTACGACCGTCAGCGCTTCGCGGGCGATCTGCCATTCCTCGTTGGTGGGGATGACGAGTACGGCGACCGGACTGTCATCGGTCGAGACCGTCAGCTCGGAGCGAGCGTTCCGGCCGGGGTCGAGGCGGATGCCGAGGGTCTCCAGGCCGTCGACGGCGGCTGCGCGGACCTCGGCGGAGTGCTGACCGACCCCGGCGGTGAAGACGATCGCGTCCACGGTTCCCAGTACGGCGTAGTACGCGCCGATGTACTTCTTGATCCGCTGGCAGTAGATGTCGAACGCCAGCTGGGCCCGCTCATCGCCGGCCGCCCGCCGTCGGGAGACCTCACGGAAATCGTTCGCGCCGGTGAGGCCCTTGAGACCCGACTCCGAATTCAAAGAGTGGTCGGTCTCCTCGGCGGATCGTCCCGCTACCCGGGCGAGGAGTCCGTGGATCGCCGGGTCGAGGTCACCCGAGCGGGTGCCCATCACCAGCCCCTCCAACGGAGTGAGGCCCATTGACGTGTCCACCGACTCGCCGCCGCGGATCGCCGCCGCCGAACAGCCGTTGCCCAGGTGCAGCACGATCATGTTCAGCTCGCTCGGCTTGCGACCGAGCAGCCGGGCGGCCTGGGCCGAGACGAACGAGTGCGACGTACCGTGGAACCCGTACCGGCGGATCCCGTACTGCTCCTTCCACTGCGTCGGC from Kribbella sp. NBC_00709 carries:
- a CDS encoding purine-cytosine permease family protein, yielding MTVEPSLDHRSPAPPSQNTATRETLEDYTLRFAPRSYRKWSTGVVAVSALGGIAYLADFAIGANIGISYGTTNALWGIAIFAVVIFATGLPLAYYAARYNIDLDLITRGSGFGYYGSVVTNVIFASFTFIFFALEGSIMAQGLQPGLHVPLWLGYAVSTMVIFPLVIYGMKVLSTLQVWTTPLWLILMVLPFGYLVVSHPSSVSTFFDYGPDADFGSMLLAAGVCLSLIAQIAEQLDYLRFMPPKTPENSRKWWTAVLLAGPGWVIFGALKQVIGLFLAVYIIANVADSSAIANQPVHQFLEIYRGFLPGWLAMTLAVVLVVISQVKINVTNAYSGSLAWTNSYTRLTRHYPGRLVFLGFNLVIALVLMEANMFDFLNTILGFYANCGMAWIVVVASDIVFNKYLLKLSPKAPEFRRGMLYAVNPVGFVSMAAAAGVSILVFFGGLGDTIKPYSPLVAIGLALVLPPILAVITRGNYYLRRTDDGLDLPMYDDHGNPSGAVLTCHVCRQDYERPDMTACETHNAAVCSLCLSTDKVSDHVLPLTS
- a CDS encoding MarR family winged helix-turn-helix transcriptional regulator, translating into MASSLLLVLKRVEREIELGLQPLLDEFGLTIEQWRIMAALHEEPGQPMSQLAESAVLPAASLTRHVDKLVERGLVLRRVHPDDKRRIVTALSPVGTTVADRLATAQHTLEADLPNYFQMEIHERSGSATRR
- a CDS encoding substrate-binding domain-containing protein — encoded protein: MRRSDVLPIAFVVPLQGPTGMYGPSCLACGELAVEQLNARNGIAGRRVELIQVDAGRPPEVVAEEVGRLVDSGRVEAVAGWHISAVRVALTRRIGGRVVYAFAAMHEGGDDTPGVFMLGERPVNQLLPAARWLREHHGARRWVVVGNDYVYPRVTGAVAQEALDIMESAYVALGTSDFTDVINGLKATKADGVIMLLMGQDAVHFNRQFARAGLSEDLLRLSTAIEENTLLGAGPGANHGVYAAAAYFDGLSTVESNEFAQQYYARFGPFAPALNAVGESCYEAIRFLARLGEISGSIEMSAALPTGHFYDSPRGLLRLDGNLVDQDVYLAAADGLEFRIEEQIAHTY
- a CDS encoding alpha/beta fold hydrolase, whose amino-acid sequence is MDVDERFEWKGRSIAWGKAGSGPAVVFCHGTPFSSRVWSRYADALSADFTVYLWDMPGYGESAKHHEVDFGSQAKAFAALLEHWELDRPHVVAHDFGGAVSLRATLAEKAAYRSLMLVDVVAVPPSGSPFFQFVKRHPTTLDELPAYIHEAILRAYVSAASHRGLREAELDELVKPWLTAEGQPAFYRQIAQYDEQYLVENERILGNLAIPVKVVWGRDDAWIPTATGKRLADLIPGASYVEVPEAGHLIQYDAPVALATLLRDWLSPDRCISGDRKDLSTP
- the lhgO gene encoding L-2-hydroxyglutarate oxidase, with amino-acid sequence MTRSAVVVGGGIVGLAVARALQRRDPGTPVLVLEKEPSVGAHQTGHNSGVVHSGLYYRPGSLKARFAVAGGAALKEYCEEKGIPLDVPGKLVVATTEAELPQLDRLFGVGQENGVPVRRLTLEEVAEREPHLRVKGALAVDSTGRVDFKLVAAALADDVRAAGGEIRTGISVTSVENAGSIARVCTTDEVIEADRVAVCAGLHSDRLARASGLEPGVRILPFRGEFSEIVPERDFLVKGLVYPVPDPDLPFLGVHLTRGIDGGVHVGPNAVPALSREGYKWSKIAPRDVWEAATYRGSWRLARRYARTGAKEIVRSLTGRALVREARRMLPELQVKDVRRSGAGVRAQAVTRDGKLVDDFLFLRDGRALHVLNAPSPAATACLVIGDRIAEELSADRA
- a CDS encoding amino acid-binding protein, with the translated sequence MDSLRTTLTGGTACDVCGRLPHPRRLRLTLAKLVAVAPVELALHAVVLAAHPPYLVSVAVLASVTTALVIWVVEPSTMRLLRSWLHAPKVRARQGIGTLWRIRVTLDDRAGSLENVTRRLAGLDANILGLHVHPIDDGVRDELVVSTPDEITAADLEAAVEAGGGRRTHVWPTTALALVDGQTKALSLSARVVADPAELPHAVAELLGAQLVTDRATLAGQLPGDVLKVPSPWTGLFAFSRPGEPFTPAESARAHRLAELAEAALTIAPAGR
- a CDS encoding acetate/propionate family kinase codes for the protein MSDHVLVINAGSSSLKYSLVDSASGEAAATGLVEQIGEERSHHVHHGPKGEFNDEQPIANHEAALEAAVRAFETEGPALADVDIVAVGHRVVHGGDRFAAPALVDDELIAAVTDLVPLAPLHNPANLEGIEVARRLLPDLPHVAVFDTAFHQTLPPYAYTYAVPTQWKEQYGIRRYGFHGTSHSFVSAQAARLLGRKPSELNMIVLHLGNGCSAAAIRGGESVDTSMGLTPLEGLVMGTRSGDLDPAIHGLLARVAGRSAEETDHSLNSESGLKGLTGANDFREVSRRRAAGDERAQLAFDIYCQRIKKYIGAYYAVLGTVDAIVFTAGVGQHSAEVRAAAVDGLETLGIRLDPGRNARSELTVSTDDSPVAVLVIPTNEEWQIAREALTVVRR